TAAAGCTGGGTATTGGTGAAATGCTTTGTTCTGAGAGCTCCCGACGGACAACTCCCGAAACAGTTTCCGCATCCCCGGCATACTGCCTCATTGACAACCGATATCCCTCTTGAATCATCGGAGTAGATCGCCCCGTAAACACATACAT
This genomic window from Candidatus Aegiribacteria sp. contains:
- a CDS encoding 4Fe-4S binding protein codes for the protein MYSDDSRGISVVNEAVCRGCGNCFGSCPSGALRTKHFTNTQLYREVDEALR